In a genomic window of Streptomyces sp. NBC_01231:
- a CDS encoding enoyl-CoA hydratase-related protein: MTVNLEVAEGVGTIRLDRPPMNALDVATQDRLKELAEEATRRADVRAVVLYGGEKVFAAGADIKEMQAMDHTAMVLRSRDLQDAFTAVARIPKPVVAAVTGYALGGGCELALCADFRIAADDAKLGQPEILLGLIPGAGGTQRLSRLIGPSKAKDLIFTGRMVKADEALTLGLVDRVVPAADVYTEAHTWAAKLAQGPALALRAAKESIDTGLETDIETGLAVERNWFAGLFATEDRERGMRSFVEEGPGKAKFL, from the coding sequence ATGACCGTGAATCTCGAAGTCGCCGAAGGTGTCGGCACGATCCGCCTCGACCGTCCGCCGATGAACGCGCTGGACGTGGCCACGCAGGACCGGCTCAAGGAGCTCGCCGAGGAGGCCACGCGGCGCGCCGACGTGCGTGCCGTGGTGCTCTACGGCGGGGAGAAGGTGTTCGCGGCCGGCGCGGACATCAAGGAGATGCAGGCGATGGACCACACGGCGATGGTCCTGCGCTCCCGCGACCTGCAGGACGCGTTCACCGCCGTGGCCCGCATCCCCAAGCCGGTGGTCGCGGCCGTCACGGGCTACGCCCTGGGCGGCGGCTGCGAGCTCGCACTCTGCGCGGACTTCCGGATCGCCGCGGACGACGCCAAGTTGGGCCAGCCCGAGATCCTGCTCGGCCTGATCCCGGGCGCCGGCGGCACCCAGCGGCTGTCCCGGCTGATCGGCCCGTCCAAGGCGAAGGATCTGATCTTCACCGGCCGGATGGTGAAGGCGGACGAGGCGCTGACGCTCGGCCTGGTGGACCGGGTCGTCCCCGCGGCCGACGTGTACACCGAGGCGCACACCTGGGCGGCGAAGCTGGCGCAGGGACCGGCGCTCGCGCTGCGCGCGGCCAAGGAGTCGATCGACACCGGCCTGGAGACGGACATCGAGACGGGCCTGGCGGTGGAACGGAACTGGTTCGCGGGCCTGTTCGCCACGGAGGACCGGGAGCGTGGGATGCGCAGCTTCGTGGAGGAGGGACCCGGTAAGGCGAAATTCCTTTGA
- a CDS encoding ATP-binding protein: MAGLEDVEQPRGESRATAARWSPAVEDERALKALELFGNPTEAEVPLPSRPESAATARRLAQVVVLREWGLSPRMTEDVVLLVSELVGNAVRHTGARVFGLRMRRRRGWIRVEVRDPSRGLPCLMPVQETDISGRGLFLVDKLSDRWGVDLLPRGKTTWFEMRVADR; the protein is encoded by the coding sequence ATGGCGGGGCTGGAGGATGTCGAACAGCCGCGGGGAGAGAGCCGTGCGACCGCGGCGCGCTGGTCTCCGGCGGTCGAGGACGAACGCGCGCTCAAGGCACTCGAACTGTTCGGCAACCCCACGGAGGCGGAGGTTCCGCTGCCGTCCCGCCCCGAGTCCGCGGCCACGGCGCGCAGACTGGCCCAGGTCGTGGTCCTGCGTGAGTGGGGTCTGTCCCCCAGGATGACCGAGGACGTCGTCTTACTCGTCTCCGAACTGGTCGGCAACGCCGTCCGGCACACCGGCGCCCGCGTCTTCGGCCTCCGTATGCGCCGCCGCCGCGGCTGGATCCGTGTCGAGGTCCGCGACCCCTCCCGCGGCCTTCCCTGTCTGATGCCGGTCCAGGAGACGGACATCAGCGGACGGGGTCTGTTCCTCGTCGACAAGCTGTCCGACCGCTGGGGCGTGGATCTGCTGCCGCGCGGCAAGACGACATGGTTCGAGATGAGGGTGGCGGACCGCTGA
- a CDS encoding MerR family transcriptional regulator, whose protein sequence is MIDDGTGLFTIGELARTTGLTVRTIRYWSDEGLLPPVTRSTGGYRLYDAAAVARLELIRTLRELGLGLEDVHKVLAGETTVARVAAAHVAALDTQIRSLRVTRAVLSSVARRGSTAEEMTLMNRLARLSAAERNRIVEDFMAEVFDGIDMADPDIRTRLRFASADLPDDPTPEQVDAWVELAELIQDPEFRATMRRAVEFNAADRGPDIPPGTSLWFMSRLVQLAGEALRAGTAPEAPEVDEVLRSMLGDADLDEVLERLEAASTARLARYRELSAVVKGLEPQSAYTEEFSWVVAALRARAGG, encoded by the coding sequence ATGATCGACGACGGCACCGGACTCTTCACCATCGGCGAGCTGGCCCGGACCACCGGACTGACGGTACGCACCATCCGCTACTGGTCCGACGAGGGCCTCCTGCCCCCGGTGACCCGCTCAACGGGCGGCTACCGGCTGTACGACGCCGCGGCCGTGGCCCGTCTGGAGCTGATCCGCACCCTGCGCGAACTGGGCCTCGGCCTGGAGGACGTTCACAAGGTGCTGGCCGGCGAGACCACGGTCGCGCGGGTCGCCGCCGCGCACGTGGCGGCGCTGGACACGCAGATCCGGTCGCTGAGGGTGACCCGCGCGGTGCTGTCGTCCGTGGCGCGACGCGGTTCGACCGCGGAGGAGATGACGTTGATGAACAGACTGGCCCGGCTGTCGGCGGCCGAGCGGAACCGGATCGTCGAGGACTTCATGGCAGAGGTCTTCGACGGCATCGACATGGCCGATCCCGACATCCGTACCCGGCTGCGGTTCGCGTCGGCCGATCTGCCCGACGACCCCACGCCCGAGCAGGTGGACGCGTGGGTGGAACTCGCCGAGCTGATCCAGGACCCGGAGTTCCGGGCGACCATGCGCAGGGCGGTCGAGTTCAACGCGGCGGACCGGGGGCCCGACATCCCGCCGGGCACCTCCCTGTGGTTCATGAGCCGTCTGGTGCAGCTGGCCGGCGAGGCGCTGCGCGCGGGCACCGCCCCCGAGGCACCGGAAGTGGACGAGGTGCTGCGCTCGATGCTCGGCGACGCCGACCTGGACGAGGTGCTGGAGCGCCTGGAGGCCGCCTCGACCGCGCGGCTCGCCCGGTACCGCGAACTGTCGGCCGTGGTGAAGGGACTCGAACCCCAGTCGGCGTACACCGA
- a CDS encoding YncE family protein codes for MTHRTLFKHALIRGAALGALAAVAACGAGSEDRAAEPPGTRAAVPAPAKKKTVQGLPGMPPVLDPKDVYAADRPNRLSPVVKDFPSRIYVPNSESDTVSVIDPKTYEIVETIRVGRQPQHVVPSWDLKTLWVNNNRGHTLTPIDPKTGKAGKEVKVHDPYNLYFTPNGRYAVVMASLDRELVFRDPHTMKTIKTEPVACYGVNHADFSLDGRYFIVSCEFSGELLKVDTEKMKVVGSQKLPFDGAMPQDVKISPDGKRFYIADMMADGVWVLDGDRFTEPALMRTGKGTHGLYVSRDSREMYVSNRGEGTISVFDFTRNKLTKKWHLPGGGASPDMGGVSADGKVLWLSGRYDAEVYAIDTRTGTQLARIPVGSGPHGLAVYPQPGRYSLGHTGVFR; via the coding sequence ATGACGCACCGCACCCTCTTCAAGCACGCCCTGATCCGCGGCGCCGCCCTCGGCGCCCTCGCCGCGGTCGCCGCCTGCGGTGCCGGATCCGAGGACCGCGCCGCCGAGCCCCCCGGTACCAGGGCCGCCGTCCCCGCGCCGGCGAAGAAGAAGACCGTCCAGGGCCTGCCCGGCATGCCGCCGGTCCTCGATCCGAAGGACGTCTACGCGGCGGACCGCCCGAACCGGCTCTCCCCGGTGGTGAAGGACTTCCCGTCCCGGATCTACGTTCCCAACTCGGAGTCCGACACCGTCTCGGTCATCGACCCCAAGACCTACGAGATCGTCGAGACCATCCGGGTCGGACGCCAGCCCCAACACGTCGTCCCCTCCTGGGACCTGAAGACCCTCTGGGTCAACAACAACCGCGGTCACACCCTGACCCCCATCGACCCGAAGACCGGCAAGGCGGGCAAGGAGGTGAAGGTGCACGACCCGTACAACCTCTACTTCACGCCCAACGGCAGGTACGCCGTCGTGATGGCCTCCCTCGACCGCGAGCTCGTCTTCCGCGACCCGCACACCATGAAGACGATCAAGACCGAACCCGTCGCCTGCTACGGCGTCAACCACGCCGACTTCTCCCTGGACGGCCGGTACTTCATCGTCTCCTGCGAGTTCAGCGGCGAACTGCTCAAGGTCGACACGGAGAAGATGAAGGTCGTCGGCAGCCAGAAGCTCCCGTTCGACGGCGCGATGCCGCAGGACGTGAAGATCTCCCCGGACGGCAAGCGGTTCTACATCGCCGACATGATGGCCGACGGCGTGTGGGTCCTGGACGGCGACAGGTTCACCGAGCCGGCCCTCATGCGCACCGGCAAGGGCACCCACGGTCTCTACGTCAGCCGCGACTCACGCGAGATGTACGTGTCCAACCGCGGCGAGGGCACCATCTCGGTCTTCGACTTCACCAGGAACAAGCTCACCAAGAAGTGGCACCTGCCCGGCGGCGGCGCCAGTCCGGACATGGGCGGCGTCTCCGCGGACGGCAAGGTCCTGTGGCTGTCCGGACGTTACGACGCCGAGGTGTACGCCATCGACACCCGTACCGGCACCCAGCTCGCCCGCATCCCCGTCGGCAGCGGCCCGCACGGCCTCGCGGTGTACCCGCAGCCGGGCCGCTACTCGCTGGGCCACACGGGCGTCTTCCGCTGA
- a CDS encoding GNAT family N-acetyltransferase codes for METLRDILDAAAHGVFPPPDGSTTVLPQPSHRDAGVLAFTAHSVVFTDEDPLWVHEALRAVDCDGLAATMNARFLTAFMERTGRASDTIDVLTVGAPLPGEPPLTLREIEDPGHPRVVSSRGRRDEVRVWAADGGLLVLGRGVAGRLEVAVEVDEDVRHRGLGRALVRAARQLGGGEPVWAQVSAGNARSLRAFQAAGYLPVGSEVLLSARPGGPR; via the coding sequence GTGGAGACTCTCCGGGACATTCTCGACGCGGCGGCTCACGGCGTCTTCCCGCCGCCGGACGGTTCCACGACCGTCCTACCGCAGCCGTCCCACCGGGACGCCGGGGTCCTGGCGTTCACCGCGCACTCCGTGGTCTTCACGGACGAGGACCCGCTGTGGGTCCACGAGGCTCTGCGGGCCGTCGACTGCGACGGGCTCGCCGCGACCATGAACGCGCGCTTCCTCACGGCCTTCATGGAGCGGACCGGACGCGCGAGCGACACCATCGACGTGCTGACGGTCGGCGCCCCGCTGCCGGGTGAGCCGCCGCTCACGCTGCGGGAGATCGAGGACCCCGGCCACCCCCGCGTCGTCAGCTCACGCGGGCGGCGCGACGAGGTGCGGGTGTGGGCCGCGGACGGCGGCCTGCTCGTCCTGGGACGCGGGGTCGCGGGGCGGCTGGAGGTGGCGGTCGAGGTGGACGAGGACGTACGACACCGGGGACTGGGGCGCGCGCTGGTGCGCGCGGCACGGCAGCTCGGCGGGGGCGAGCCGGTGTGGGCCCAGGTCTCGGCGGGGAACGCCCGTAGTCTGCGGGCGTTCCAGGCGGCCGGTTACCTGCCGGTGGGATCCGAGGTGCTGCTCAGTGCGCGACCGGGCGGACCCCGATGA
- a CDS encoding polysaccharide deacetylase family protein, which translates to MVRVTTTDRRTALRTGVALVAAGALTADCTPHGAAAHPAPATTSPAPTHPPVPVPVPRRFPAHPTQLTHGPRTRPQVALTFHGQGDPGIARSVLGEAERAGARVTVLAVGTWLDEHPDLARRILDGGHDLGNHTLHHLDINAMSEADAQAEIIGCADRLTRLTGSIGTWFRPSRAVRASPLVERLAGRAGYPHVLSYDVDSLDHTSPGAAAVARQVLGEIRNGSVVSLHFGFPDTVAALPAVLEELDRRGLRAVTTTELLS; encoded by the coding sequence ATGGTGCGGGTGACCACGACCGACCGCCGGACGGCGCTCCGCACAGGCGTCGCCCTAGTCGCTGCAGGCGCACTGACCGCCGACTGCACTCCCCACGGAGCCGCCGCCCATCCGGCCCCCGCCACCACGTCGCCCGCGCCCACCCATCCGCCCGTGCCCGTCCCCGTCCCGCGCCGCTTCCCCGCCCACCCCACCCAGCTCACCCACGGTCCCCGCACCCGCCCCCAAGTCGCCCTCACCTTCCACGGCCAGGGCGATCCCGGCATCGCCCGCTCCGTGCTCGGCGAAGCCGAACGCGCGGGCGCCCGCGTCACCGTCCTCGCGGTCGGCACCTGGCTCGACGAGCACCCCGACCTGGCCCGCCGGATCCTCGACGGCGGTCACGACCTCGGCAACCACACCCTCCACCACCTCGACATCAACGCCATGTCCGAGGCCGACGCCCAGGCCGAGATCATCGGCTGCGCCGACCGCCTCACCCGCCTCACCGGCTCCATCGGCACCTGGTTCCGCCCCTCCCGCGCCGTCCGGGCCTCCCCCCTCGTCGAACGCCTCGCCGGGCGCGCGGGCTACCCGCACGTCCTGTCCTACGACGTCGACTCCCTCGACCACACCTCGCCCGGCGCCGCAGCCGTCGCCCGTCAGGTCCTCGGCGAGATCCGCAACGGATCCGTGGTGAGCCTGCACTTCGGGTTCCCGGACACCGTCGCCGCGCTCCCCGCCGTACTGGAAGAACTCGACCGCCGCGGCCTTCGCGCGGTGACCACCACGGAGCTGCTCAGCTGA
- a CDS encoding Ig-like domain-containing protein, producing the protein MNVRPISGASVDARDRGGRGALALILGVLLLTVTACGGGGDSGSGSGEGKSGDDRAAQAKQSQAVVTIAPKDGAKSVDTSGALEISAARGKLIEVQVKDAEGTAISGKTTGGGASWTPSAHLASGTKYSVHAVAKDSEGRTSAEDSSFTTLTPKNTFVGTFTPEDGSKVGVGMPFSIRFTRGITHPEDVEKAISIKTEPAVEVAGHWFGNDRLDFRPEDYWKAGTKVTVKLNLDGVKGRDGVYGKQDKTVSFTVGRNQVSVVDADKHTMKVMQEGKVVKTIPVTTGKPGYDSWNGQMVISEKLAVTRMNGDTVGYGGEYDIKDVPHAARLTNSGTFIHGNYWGGDAFGNYNASHGCIGLKDVKGGYDSGVPAAWFFNHSLIGDVVVVKNSDDATVAPDNGLNGWNMSWEKWTA; encoded by the coding sequence TTGAACGTGCGACCGATATCGGGGGCGTCGGTTGACGCGCGGGACCGAGGCGGCAGGGGGGCGTTGGCGCTGATACTGGGCGTCCTGCTGCTGACCGTCACCGCGTGCGGCGGGGGAGGCGACTCCGGCTCGGGGTCGGGTGAGGGGAAGAGCGGGGACGACAGGGCGGCACAGGCCAAGCAGTCACAGGCGGTTGTCACCATCGCCCCCAAGGACGGCGCGAAGTCCGTCGACACCAGCGGCGCTCTCGAAATCAGCGCCGCCCGGGGCAAACTGATCGAGGTCCAGGTCAAGGACGCCGAGGGCACCGCGATATCCGGGAAGACAACCGGCGGCGGCGCCTCCTGGACGCCGTCCGCGCACCTGGCCTCCGGCACCAAGTACAGCGTGCACGCCGTCGCCAAGGACTCCGAGGGCCGAACGTCCGCCGAGGACTCCAGCTTCACCACGCTCACGCCGAAGAACACGTTCGTCGGCACCTTCACGCCCGAGGACGGCTCGAAGGTCGGCGTGGGCATGCCGTTCTCGATCCGCTTCACCCGGGGCATCACCCACCCCGAGGACGTCGAGAAGGCCATCAGCATCAAGACCGAGCCGGCCGTCGAGGTCGCGGGCCACTGGTTCGGCAACGACCGCCTCGACTTCCGGCCCGAGGACTACTGGAAGGCCGGCACCAAGGTGACGGTGAAGCTGAACCTCGACGGCGTCAAGGGGCGCGACGGCGTCTACGGCAAGCAGGACAAGACCGTCTCCTTCACCGTCGGCCGCAACCAGGTCTCCGTCGTCGACGCCGACAAGCACACGATGAAGGTCATGCAGGAGGGCAAGGTCGTCAAGACCATCCCCGTCACCACCGGCAAGCCCGGCTACGACAGCTGGAACGGCCAGATGGTCATCAGCGAGAAGCTCGCCGTGACCCGGATGAACGGCGACACGGTCGGCTACGGCGGCGAGTACGACATCAAGGACGTCCCGCACGCCGCCCGCCTGACCAACTCCGGCACCTTCATCCACGGCAACTACTGGGGCGGCGACGCCTTCGGCAACTACAACGCCAGCCACGGCTGCATCGGCCTGAAGGACGTCAAGGGCGGCTACGACAGCGGCGTACCGGCCGCCTGGTTCTTCAACCACTCGCTGATCGGCGACGTCGTGGTCGTCAAGAACTCCGACGACGCGACGGTCGCCCCGGACAACGGACTCAACGGCTGGAACATGTCGTGGGAGAAGTGGACGGCGTGA